The following coding sequences are from one Treponema parvum window:
- a CDS encoding ribosome maturation factor — translation MQTGLFLCSGEKVEYKALNTIPYYSDCAPLVNGLGYELVELKVTPQRGSVHIVAVIAAKDPQYDIGVNDCSKVHHVLLPRLEALLGTDNTYMELTSPGMERNIRNAAEFAIFKGRQVRVWDKTISDWVGGKIIGSDEHSVTLETEQEDSKKTSQKSVLFEDIAKAKFIHL, via the coding sequence GTGCAAACGGGTCTTTTTTTATGTTCAGGTGAAAAAGTGGAATACAAGGCGTTAAATACTATTCCTTATTATTCGGACTGCGCTCCCTTGGTAAACGGACTCGGCTATGAGCTTGTAGAGCTTAAGGTTACTCCACAAAGAGGATCGGTTCACATAGTCGCGGTAATCGCCGCAAAGGATCCTCAGTACGACATAGGAGTAAACGACTGCTCAAAAGTACATCATGTGCTTTTGCCGAGGCTTGAAGCGCTTTTGGGAACCGACAACACTTACATGGAACTTACGTCACCCGGCATGGAACGCAATATTCGTAACGCCGCCGAATTTGCCATTTTCAAAGGAAGACAGGTTCGTGTCTGGGACAAGACCATTTCCGATTGGGTAGGCGGTAAGATCATAGGGTCGGACGAGCATTCGGTAACTTTGGAAACGGAACAGGAAGATTCAAAAAAAACATCGCAAAAGTCTGTTTTGTTTGAAGATATTGCGAAAGCTAAATTTATACACTTATAA
- the nusA gene encoding transcription termination factor NusA — protein MASEMAEAIRQLTQEKGISEESVKLTIENMLKAAYKRTYGTSDNAVVKFADDMSDVAIYSRKTIVDGVYDPVMEMELEEALKLSPECEVGDEIDILEDPKKFDRSAVATGKQTAHQALSESFKDNLYNEYKTKIGEIIIGYYQREHNGNIYVDLGKVEGILPAKYQSPREKYEKNDRIKALIVDLKRTATGLQLVLSRSDPEFVRSIVELEVPEVYDKTVEIYKVVRDAGYRTKIAVYSNREDVDPVGACVGLKGVRIQNVIRELYGEKIDILKYDADPTVFIKNALSPAEVDRVLILDEGKKQALAIVQDSQFSLAIGKQGQNVRLANRLCDWSIDVKTVDQAAEMDLSEIETRKAAQNLFSDGVEEEYDEITTLAELPGIDARTVEILNAAGIEDIEKFMNAVEDGSIKSVEGLSDESVAAVNKIINDTVEFIDEDEASFESGAQEPSGEEEDEEEYSCPECGAKITFGMTKCPACGVEIEFKEDAE, from the coding sequence ATGGCATCCGAAATGGCGGAAGCGATCCGTCAGTTGACGCAGGAAAAAGGAATTTCCGAAGAATCTGTCAAATTAACCATTGAAAACATGCTTAAAGCGGCTTATAAACGCACGTACGGAACATCCGACAACGCCGTCGTCAAATTTGCGGACGACATGTCGGATGTCGCGATCTATTCACGAAAGACTATCGTAGACGGCGTTTACGATCCCGTCATGGAAATGGAACTTGAAGAAGCTTTAAAACTTAGTCCCGAATGTGAAGTGGGAGATGAAATCGATATCCTTGAAGACCCTAAGAAATTTGACCGTTCCGCCGTCGCTACCGGAAAACAAACGGCGCACCAGGCTTTGAGCGAAAGCTTTAAGGATAATCTATACAATGAATATAAGACAAAGATCGGCGAAATAATCATAGGTTATTATCAGAGGGAACACAACGGCAACATTTATGTTGATCTTGGCAAAGTCGAAGGAATTCTTCCCGCTAAATATCAGTCGCCGCGCGAAAAATATGAAAAAAACGACCGCATAAAAGCTCTCATAGTCGATCTCAAGAGAACCGCTACGGGCTTGCAGCTGGTGCTTTCAAGGAGCGATCCCGAATTTGTGCGTTCCATTGTCGAGCTTGAAGTTCCTGAAGTTTATGATAAGACTGTAGAAATATATAAGGTTGTACGCGATGCTGGCTACCGCACGAAGATTGCGGTGTATTCAAACCGGGAAGACGTCGATCCTGTAGGTGCCTGCGTAGGCCTAAAAGGCGTTCGTATTCAGAACGTCATCCGCGAACTCTACGGTGAAAAAATCGACATTTTAAAATACGATGCGGATCCTACCGTTTTTATTAAAAACGCTTTGTCTCCGGCGGAAGTCGACAGAGTTCTTATTTTGGACGAGGGGAAAAAACAAGCACTTGCGATCGTTCAGGACAGCCAGTTTTCGCTTGCGATCGGAAAGCAGGGGCAAAACGTCCGCCTTGCAAACAGGCTTTGCGATTGGAGCATAGACGTTAAAACTGTCGATCAGGCTGCCGAAATGGATCTGTCGGAAATCGAAACGCGCAAGGCTGCTCAGAATCTGTTCAGCGACGGAGTCGAAGAAGAATACGATGAGATAACGACTCTCGCCGAACTTCCCGGCATAGACGCCCGTACCGTTGAAATTCTTAATGCGGCGGGTATTGAAGATATTGAAAAATTTATGAATGCAGTGGAAGACGGTTCCATAAAATCCGTAGAAGGACTCTCGGATGAAAGCGTTGCCGCCGTTAATAAAATCATAAATGATACCGTAGAATTCATAGATGAAGATGAGGCGTCTTTTGAAAGCGGCGCGCAGGAGCCCTCGGGTGAAGAAGAGGATGAAGAGGAATATTCATGCCCCGAATGCGGCGCTAAAATAACATTCGGCATGACAAAATGCCCTGCTTGCGGCGTTGAGATTGAATTTAAAGAGGATGCTGAATAA
- the infB gene encoding translation initiation factor IF-2, with translation MADESVKKPEFVLNKKKTDTAAEKPASSGTPGKKRVVIVKKGPPANGVSNRDAQISAVKKVVPSAIPSQKANESASSGAVHPSSAEHKTLAPEEKKTPSSFEFGSRRPNVKAGNLSDHPRSNDYRSGGFRGPRNNYSNNQGGYNNNYQHRDGGFTGAQAREGYQNRERDSQGSYQGRGGAGGRPPFAQGQGRPGSYRSGPAGSRPGFAGQRTNGNSRPGFTSSRSASHSAPAPMPDVRSAGKKAFKGKKQQVYSRKDREDLFDESSLYDNKKKTETPASVVPKQIDIMETISVSDLAKKMNLKASEIISKLMAMGMMVTITQSIDSDTATLLASEYGCDVHLVSLYDETVIESEKISEADMLPRPPIVTVMGHVDHGKTKTLDAIRHSNVAAGEFGGITQHIGAYSVSTPKGKITFLDTPGHEAFTMMRARGAQVTDIVVLVVAADDGVMPQTLEAIHHAKDAKVPIIVAVNKIDKPEANPDHVKTQLSEHGLTPEEWGGDTQFVSISALKGQGIDQLLEAVLLQAEVLELKAPVSTRAEGKIIESRVDQGRGIVASVIVQKGTLHQGDSFVAGIYAGRVRAMFNDLGQRIQEAGPSTPVEVLGLEEMPNAGDPFQVTESEKDARSVSSKRQELKRFEDAKAVKKVTLDNLYQTIDASEVKELKVVIKADVQGSAEALKASLEKLSTKDIRLVVIHSSAGAINESDVLLAAADSNAFIIGFNVRPTPKAKLLADQEKVDIRKYNIIYKAVEEVTLAMEGMLKPDTKEEITGTLEVRNTFKVPKIGLIAGCYVTDGLIKRSSMVNLIRDGIVLYTGKVTSLKRFKDDAKEVKTGFECGLGLEDWQDIKVGDQIEAFEYVEVARKLGDTLVDEKADAEKRAVERAAAMKAEAAAALEAEKEQIAAEKTAAKAKKAAAKQETAKQAETKRENAKTEKEAE, from the coding sequence ATGGCAGATGAGTCTGTTAAAAAACCTGAATTTGTATTAAATAAAAAAAAGACCGATACCGCCGCTGAAAAACCGGCTTCTTCCGGTACGCCCGGAAAAAAGCGTGTGGTCATCGTAAAGAAGGGGCCTCCCGCCAATGGGGTATCAAACCGCGACGCACAGATTTCTGCTGTAAAAAAGGTTGTGCCGTCCGCTATCCCTTCACAAAAAGCGAACGAATCCGCAAGTTCAGGCGCCGTGCATCCTTCCTCCGCCGAACATAAAACTTTAGCGCCTGAAGAAAAAAAGACGCCTTCTTCTTTTGAATTCGGCTCGCGCCGTCCGAACGTTAAAGCCGGAAATCTTTCCGACCATCCGCGTTCCAACGATTACAGAAGCGGCGGATTCAGAGGCCCGCGCAACAATTATTCGAATAACCAGGGCGGGTATAACAATAACTACCAGCATCGCGACGGAGGCTTTACCGGAGCTCAAGCCCGCGAAGGCTATCAAAACCGTGAACGAGACAGTCAGGGCTCCTACCAAGGGCGCGGCGGCGCAGGGGGGCGGCCCCCGTTCGCTCAGGGGCAGGGACGTCCCGGCAGTTACAGAAGCGGACCTGCCGGAAGCCGTCCGGGTTTTGCCGGGCAACGGACTAACGGGAATTCCCGTCCCGGATTTACTTCTTCGCGTTCCGCATCTCATTCGGCGCCCGCTCCCATGCCGGATGTGCGTTCCGCCGGAAAAAAAGCTTTTAAAGGTAAAAAACAACAGGTTTACAGCCGCAAAGATAGAGAAGATTTGTTTGACGAATCGTCTTTATATGACAACAAGAAAAAGACCGAAACACCGGCGAGCGTAGTTCCCAAGCAGATAGACATAATGGAAACTATTTCCGTTTCCGACCTTGCAAAAAAGATGAATTTAAAGGCTTCGGAAATTATTTCAAAGCTTATGGCTATGGGTATGATGGTAACCATAACGCAGTCCATAGACTCCGATACGGCGACATTGCTTGCCTCCGAATACGGATGCGACGTTCATCTTGTAAGCTTATATGATGAAACGGTAATCGAAAGCGAAAAGATTTCCGAAGCGGATATGTTGCCGCGACCTCCGATAGTTACGGTTATGGGACATGTCGATCACGGTAAGACTAAAACTTTAGACGCGATACGGCATTCCAATGTAGCCGCCGGAGAATTCGGCGGAATTACGCAGCACATAGGAGCTTATTCCGTTTCGACTCCTAAGGGAAAAATCACGTTCCTTGACACTCCCGGCCATGAAGCGTTTACGATGATGAGAGCAAGAGGGGCGCAGGTAACCGATATTGTTGTGTTGGTAGTCGCCGCCGATGACGGCGTTATGCCCCAGACCTTGGAAGCCATTCATCATGCAAAAGACGCAAAGGTACCGATTATAGTTGCAGTGAACAAGATCGATAAACCCGAAGCAAATCCCGATCATGTAAAAACCCAGCTTTCGGAACATGGCCTTACTCCCGAAGAATGGGGAGGCGACACTCAGTTTGTTTCGATAAGCGCTTTAAAGGGGCAGGGAATAGATCAGCTGCTTGAGGCGGTTCTGCTTCAAGCGGAAGTTCTTGAGCTTAAAGCCCCCGTCAGCACCCGTGCCGAAGGAAAAATCATTGAATCCCGCGTCGATCAGGGCAGGGGAATCGTAGCTTCGGTTATAGTGCAAAAAGGTACTCTGCATCAGGGGGATTCTTTTGTTGCAGGAATTTACGCCGGACGCGTTCGCGCCATGTTTAACGATCTGGGGCAGCGCATTCAGGAAGCGGGGCCAAGCACTCCAGTTGAAGTTTTGGGTCTTGAAGAAATGCCCAACGCGGGAGATCCGTTCCAGGTGACGGAAAGCGAAAAAGACGCCCGCTCCGTTTCTTCCAAGCGGCAGGAACTTAAACGCTTTGAAGACGCGAAGGCCGTTAAAAAAGTTACTTTGGACAACCTGTATCAGACGATCGACGCAAGCGAAGTAAAAGAACTCAAAGTAGTAATTAAGGCCGACGTTCAAGGTTCCGCCGAAGCTCTTAAAGCGTCATTGGAAAAACTTTCCACAAAAGATATAAGGCTCGTGGTTATTCATTCTTCCGCAGGAGCTATAAACGAAAGCGACGTACTTTTAGCTGCGGCCGATTCAAACGCATTTATAATCGGATTTAACGTTCGGCCTACGCCTAAGGCAAAACTGCTTGCGGATCAGGAAAAGGTGGATATCCGTAAATACAATATAATTTACAAGGCTGTAGAAGAAGTTACGCTTGCGATGGAAGGCATGCTTAAGCCTGATACTAAAGAAGAAATTACCGGAACTTTGGAAGTCAGAAACACGTTCAAAGTGCCCAAGATCGGGCTTATTGCCGGTTGTTACGTTACGGACGGCCTCATAAAACGTTCTAGCATGGTAAATCTTATCCGCGACGGAATAGTTCTTTATACCGGAAAAGTTACGTCTCTTAAGCGCTTTAAAGACGACGCCAAGGAAGTAAAAACGGGTTTTGAATGCGGTCTCGGTCTTGAAGATTGGCAGGATATTAAAGTAGGAGATCAGATTGAAGCCTTTGAATATGTAGAAGTTGCCAGAAAACTCGGCGACACGCTAGTAGACGAAAAAGCCGATGCCGAAAAGCGGGCCGTTGAACGCGCCGCGGCAATGAAAGCCGAAGCTGCCGCCGCTTTGGAAGCGGAAAAAGAGCAAATAGCGGCGGAAAAGACGGCCGCGAAGGCAAAAAAGGCCGCCGCCAAACAGGAAACGGCAAAACAAGCGGAAACAAAGCGTGAAAATGCAAAAACGGAAAAGGAAGCAGAGTAA
- the rbfA gene encoding 30S ribosome-binding factor RbfA, whose product MSEYRLIRLGEQLRDEIANLILRQQIKDPRVSTFLTINRVEVSRDLGYAKVSVSSFLPDQQLETGVAGLQSAAGFIQSTIAKKLRIRQFPKLTFVADTAMKEGFEMIKKLEKLEADERSAKEDDRK is encoded by the coding sequence ATGAGCGAATACAGATTGATAAGATTGGGGGAACAGCTTCGGGATGAAATTGCCAATCTTATCCTTCGTCAGCAAATAAAAGACCCTAGAGTTTCGACTTTTTTGACGATCAACCGTGTCGAAGTTTCCCGCGACTTGGGATACGCAAAAGTGAGCGTTTCGAGTTTCCTTCCCGACCAGCAGCTTGAAACCGGTGTCGCAGGACTTCAAAGTGCGGCGGGTTTTATTCAGTCCACGATCGCAAAAAAACTTAGGATAAGACAGTTCCCGAAACTTACCTTTGTCGCAGACACTGCGATGAAAGAAGGCTTTGAAATGATAAAAAAATTGGAAAAATTGGAAGCTGATGAGCGCTCCGCAAAAGAAGACGATCGAAAATAA